A genomic window from Flavobacterium sp. I3-2 includes:
- the glyA gene encoding serine hydroxymethyltransferase → MQRDEQIFELILDEQDRQIHGLELIASENFVSDQVMEAAGSVLTNKYAEGYPNKRYYGGCEVVDIVEQIAIDRAKALFGAEYVNVQPHSGSQANTAVFAAVLKPGDKILGFDLSHGGHLTHGSPVNFSGKLYAPVFYGVDQETGVLNYDKIQEIATKEQPKLIIAGASAYSRDMDFARFREIADSVGAILMADISHPAGLIAKGLLNDPVPHCHIITTTTHKTLRGPRGGMIMMGKDFENPFGLKTPKGETRMMSSLLDSGVFPGNQGGPLMHIIAAKAVAFGEALTDEFFHYTLQVKKNAAAMAEAFVKRGYNIISGGTDNHMMLIDLRNKNISGKDAEKALVAAEITVNKNMVPFDDKSPFVTSGIRVGTPAITTRGLVEADMETIVELIDRVLMNHTNEDIIEQVAEEVNELMGERAMFVF, encoded by the coding sequence ATGCAACGCGACGAACAAATTTTTGAATTGATTTTAGATGAGCAAGACAGACAAATACATGGTCTTGAATTAATTGCGTCTGAAAATTTTGTGAGCGACCAAGTTATGGAAGCTGCGGGATCTGTATTAACAAACAAATATGCAGAAGGATATCCAAACAAAAGATACTACGGCGGATGTGAAGTAGTTGATATTGTTGAGCAAATTGCTATAGATCGTGCAAAAGCACTTTTCGGAGCTGAATATGTAAACGTACAACCACACTCAGGTTCTCAGGCTAATACTGCTGTTTTTGCTGCTGTTTTGAAACCAGGTGATAAAATTTTAGGTTTCGATTTATCTCATGGAGGTCACTTAACTCATGGTTCGCCAGTTAACTTCTCAGGTAAATTATATGCACCAGTTTTTTATGGTGTTGATCAAGAAACTGGAGTTTTAAATTATGATAAAATTCAAGAAATTGCTACAAAAGAGCAACCAAAATTAATCATTGCAGGTGCATCTGCATATTCTCGTGATATGGATTTTGCTCGTTTTCGTGAAATCGCTGATAGCGTAGGAGCAATTTTAATGGCAGATATTTCTCATCCAGCAGGTTTAATTGCTAAAGGATTATTAAACGATCCAGTTCCACATTGTCATATTATTACAACAACGACGCACAAAACGTTACGTGGACCTCGTGGAGGAATGATCATGATGGGTAAAGATTTCGAAAATCCATTCGGTTTAAAAACACCAAAAGGTGAAACTCGTATGATGTCTTCTTTATTGGATTCTGGAGTTTTCCCAGGAAACCAAGGTGGACCTTTAATGCACATTATTGCTGCTAAAGCGGTTGCTTTCGGTGAAGCATTAACAGATGAGTTCTTCCATTATACATTACAAGTTAAGAAAAATGCAGCTGCAATGGCAGAAGCTTTTGTAAAACGCGGATACAACATTATTTCTGGAGGAACAGATAACCACATGATGTTAATTGATTTACGTAATAAAAATATTTCAGGTAAAGATGCTGAAAAAGCTTTAGTTGCTGCAGAAATCACAGTAAACAAAAACATGGTTCCGTTTGATGACAAATCGCCATTTGTAACTTCTGGTATTCGCGTAGGAACACCTGCAATTACAACTCGTGGTTTAGTTGAAGCAGATATGGAAACTATTGTTGAGTTAATTGACCGTGTGTTAATGAATCATACAAATGAAGATATTATTGAGCAA
- the fahA gene encoding fumarylacetoacetase encodes MPITANNPALQSWIEVPQDSDFPIQNIPFGVFLTNEDVVTIGTRIGDYAIDLSALQQLGYFNGIDLHEEIFLQDTLNEFISLGKGMWRAVRNRISEIFDANNETLKNNEAHRKAIMFAINEVEMQLPVFIGDYTDFYSSREHATNVGMMFRDPNNALLPNWLHIPVGYHGRSSTIVPSGVPVKRPLGQTLPKGETQPVFGESRRVDFELETAFITTDANRMGERIAIETAEDHIFGMVLLNDWSARDIQTWEYVPLGPFLAKNFASSISCWVVTMDALEPFRCESPKQDNPKPFPYLQQEGNHAFDINLQVSITPENGTENVVSNSNLKYMYWTMSQQLAHHAVNGCQINAGDLLGSGTISGPTKDSFGSMLELTWAGQNPIEMNDGSKRVFINDFDTVIMRGYCQNENVRIGFGEVSSKLLPATPFEK; translated from the coding sequence ATGCCTATTACAGCAAATAATCCAGCTTTACAATCTTGGATCGAAGTGCCTCAAGATAGCGATTTCCCAATTCAAAATATTCCTTTCGGTGTTTTTTTAACTAATGAAGACGTTGTAACAATTGGTACACGTATTGGTGATTATGCCATTGATTTAAGTGCGTTACAACAATTAGGTTACTTTAACGGAATTGATTTACACGAAGAAATCTTTTTACAAGATACTTTAAATGAATTTATTTCGTTAGGAAAAGGAATGTGGCGAGCAGTTAGAAACAGAATTTCAGAAATTTTTGACGCTAATAACGAAACATTAAAAAATAACGAAGCACATCGTAAAGCAATCATGTTTGCTATTAACGAAGTAGAAATGCAATTACCTGTTTTCATTGGTGATTACACCGATTTTTATTCGAGTAGAGAACACGCAACGAATGTAGGAATGATGTTCCGTGATCCAAATAATGCTTTATTACCAAACTGGTTACACATTCCGGTTGGTTATCACGGAAGAAGCTCTACAATTGTTCCGTCAGGAGTTCCTGTAAAACGTCCATTAGGTCAGACGTTACCAAAAGGTGAAACACAACCTGTTTTTGGAGAATCTAGACGTGTAGATTTTGAATTAGAAACTGCTTTTATTACTACAGATGCAAATCGTATGGGAGAACGCATCGCTATTGAAACTGCCGAAGATCATATTTTTGGAATGGTTTTATTAAACGATTGGAGCGCTCGAGATATTCAAACTTGGGAATATGTTCCACTTGGACCGTTTTTAGCTAAAAACTTTGCTTCATCTATTTCTTGTTGGGTAGTAACAATGGATGCTTTAGAACCGTTCCGTTGCGAAAGTCCAAAACAAGACAATCCAAAACCTTTTCCTTATTTACAACAAGAAGGAAATCATGCATTTGATATCAACTTGCAAGTTTCAATAACTCCGGAAAACGGAACTGAAAATGTGGTTTCAAATTCAAACTTAAAATATATGTATTGGACAATGAGTCAACAATTAGCGCATCATGCAGTTAATGGTTGTCAAATCAATGCAGGTGATTTATTAGGTTCTGGAACAATTTCAGGTCCGACAAAAGACAGTTTCGGTTCAATGTTAGAGTTAACTTGGGCAGGACAAAATCCAATTGAAATGAATGATGGTTCTAAACGTGTTTTCATCAATGATTTTGATACCGTAATTATGAGAGGATATTGTCAAAACGAAAATGTTAGAATCGGTTTCGGAGAAGTTTCTAGTAAACTTTTACCAGCTACACCTTTTGAAAAATAA
- the ytxJ gene encoding bacillithiol system redox-active protein YtxJ yields MNWINLTDINQLDLIIEESKIKPVIIFKHSTRCIISKMALRSFESDYNLGDAFECYYLDLIAHRDISNEIANRFGIEHQSPQILIIKNGIVIYNESHEGIDANVLKQYV; encoded by the coding sequence ATGAATTGGATTAATCTTACAGATATTAATCAACTTGATTTAATTATTGAGGAATCAAAAATAAAACCTGTGATTATTTTTAAACACAGCACACGTTGTATTATAAGTAAAATGGCTTTACGTAGTTTTGAAAGTGATTATAATTTAGGTGACGCGTTTGAATGCTATTATTTAGATTTAATAGCGCACAGAGATATTTCAAACGAAATTGCAAATCGTTTTGGAATTGAACATCAATCTCCTCAAATTTTAATAATAAAGAATGGAATTGTGATTTACAACGAATCGCATGAAGGAATTGATGCAAATGTTTTGAAGCAATATGTATAA